The DNA region GAGGCGCCGTCGCCGGCGAACCGCGCCGTGTGGACGCCCGGGGCGCCGCCGAGGCCTGCGACCTCGAGCCCGGTGTCGTCTGCGACGGCGGCCAGACCCGTGTGGGCCGCGACTGCCGCAGCCTTGAGGAGCGCATTGCCTTCGAGCGTCGGCTCGGTCTCCTGCACCCCCGGCCACGTCACATGGCGCACGACCTCGATGTCGAGATCGATTCCCGCCAGGACCGCCTCGACCTCGGAGACCTTGTCCGGGTTCTGCGACGCCACGACGATCAGGCGAGTCACGCCTCCCTCGCCTGGCGTTGTCTCCGCACGAGAGAGCCGATTCCGTCCGTGGCGAGGTCGATCATCGCTTCGAGCTGTGACCGCTCGAACGGAGCGCCCTCGGCGGTTCCTTGGATCTCGACCAGCTTGCCGGACCCTGTCATCACGACGTTGCAGTCGACCTGAGCCGAGACGTCCTCCTGGTACTCGAGGTCGAGCAACACCTCGTCCCCGACGATCCCGACCGAGACGGCTGCCACCTCGTCGACGATCGGGCTGGCGGCGAGCTTGCCCGCCGCCACCCTCGCGTCGAAGGCGTCGGCGAGCGCCACCCAGGCTCCCGTGATCGCCGCGGTCCTCGTACCGCCGTCGGCCTGGAGCACGTCGCAGTCGATGCGCGCCGTCAGGTCGGTCATCGCCGCGAAGTCGACGGCGGCTCGCAGCGACCTGCCGATGAGGCGCTGGATCTCCTTGGTGCGGCCGCCGCTGATCGACCCGCGCGAGATCCGCTCCCTGCCGGAACCGGGCAACATCGCGTACTCGGCGGTGACCCACCCCTGTCCGGA from Acidimicrobiia bacterium includes:
- the rph gene encoding ribonuclease PH: MMREGRSAAELRPVKLHRGFTEMTPGSVLIEMGRTRVLCTVSFDEGVPPWMRESGQGWVTAEYAMLPGSGRERISRGSISGGRTKEIQRLIGRSLRAAVDFAAMTDLTARIDCDVLQADGGTRTAAITGAWVALADAFDARVAAGKLAASPIVDEVAAVSVGIVGDEVLLDLEYQEDVSAQVDCNVVMTGSGKLVEIQGTAEGAPFERSQLEAMIDLATDGIGSLVRRQRQAREA